A region of the Hyperolius riggenbachi isolate aHypRig1 chromosome 9, aHypRig1.pri, whole genome shotgun sequence genome:
CAAGGGCATTTTCCCCAGAATTCACAGGTTTCCGTTGTAGCGCATCCGCGTTAGCAATTGTgttgttagcaattgtgttttccGCATGTAATTTTCACGTTTGTCCTGCGTAGGAATACCTTGTAATTACAGAGGCATGGATTGTGTAGGAAAAAGCAGAGCGCTTTCTTTTTGCAGGGAAAACGCAAAACCTGAACGAATGCTAACAATGTGCATTTCCCAAGTGCAGCAGTGGCCAGTGCAGCAGTGTACTTTGGCCCCCAGATGACACTCTATATTCAGTCTTTTATATTTAGGTCTGTCCCTTCTTTTAGTGATGTAAAGATGTCCTGATACATTGTTTAAAGAACCGGTGCGCCAGAATGACTTTAACCatttgaccactgagggtttttacccctttaagaccagagcaattttcacctgtcagcgctcctcccattctttcgccaataacttaatcacaacggcttgatctatatcttgttttttttttttttttttatggcgcaccaattaggctttctttgggaggtacattatcactggcgcacggaagggggtgttccgggtgtctggaacaccccccctgcaccgagaccggaagtggggtGTGTGCGGCGAGGGTCTGACTGAGCAGTATGGGGGGGCCTCGCTTGCTGGTGGCAGCGGGCGTACGGGCACCAggcagagctgcggggagagagaagactttccacttacggtgcctggatcctgcgcagcttctatgtacttcctgtcccggccggcgtctgtcgctatggtaacattGCCCCcagtgatgacgtaaccgcatgtcatcacaggaggcgcTCTTAGCGATGCGACACGTGTcgggagaggctgaagatagaagctacgtgcaggatgaaggcaggtaagtggaaactcctcttttcccgcagctctccccgctccccacgcctaacctatctaattttatactgggagcatataccaatctatactgtgggacatatacctatccaacttatactgggggacatatacctatctaatctatactgggcatatacctatctaacctatactgggcatatacctatctaacctatactgggggacatataccaatctaatctatactgggagacatatacctatctaacctatactgggggacatatacctatctaatctatactggggacatatacctatctaacctatactgggggacatatacctatctaacctatactgggggacatatacctatctaatctatactggggacatatacctatctaacctataatgggggacatatacctatctaacctatactgggggacatatacctatctaacctatactgggggacatatacctatctaacctatactgggggacatatacctatctaacttatactgggagaCATATCCCTATCTAACCAatgctgggggacatatacctatctaacctatactgggggacatatacctatctaatctatactggggacatatacctatctaacctatactgggggacatatacctatctaacctatactgggggacatatacctatctaagttaTACTGGGAGACATATCCCTATCTAACCAatgctgggggacatatacctatctaatctatattggggacatatacctatctaacctacactgggggacatataccaatctaatctatactggaggcatatacctatctaacctatactgggggacatatacctatctaacctatactgggggacatatgcctatctaaactatactgggggacatatacctatctaacttatactgggagaCATATCCCTATCTAACCAatgctgggggacatatacctatctaatctatactggggacatatacctatctaacctacactgggggacatatacctatctaatttatactggaagcatatacctatctaatctatactgggcatttcaggaatcccccccccccctttgaaaatcctggatttgcccctgcattTCCCTTTAATTAGAGATTAGGGTTATCTGTGCTTATTCTAGCATCTGTTATAGATGCAATGGGTGCAGTTTGCCTTTTAAGAGGCTCTGCACACATATCCTGGTACTCCTTCAGACGCGGTCTGATCTAACATGCGCTGCCACTCCTCTTTGTTGTCTTCACTTCAGTAATGCTTTTTTACATGtagtaagggaaaaaaaacaatagccCCTGAGGAGTACTTACCTcagcagggggaagcctctaaaTTCTAATAAGGCTTCCCTCCTAGTCCTCAGCACCTCCCATCCATCGCTGGTTCCCTGGAAAGTTGTTGCCGGATTGCACATGTGAACTAGCAGCTTCCATCACTGGTTCCTGAACAGGCGCAGCAGCTGCTTGCCAtttgggctctggtggaaatagccgagcctaatcaggcccactctactgcacaggcgcttggctatttccgctgaAGCCCAAGTGGCAAGCAGCTATTGCGCCTGCGCGAGGCTCACGGATGTCAATACTGTGGTGTCTGTTTCTCTGGGGAAGCCAGCGCTGTATTGGGGCTactgaggatgggggaagcctactGAGGATGAGGTAATGACCGCTGCCTGGTCCAGCAACCCCAGCGGACCAGGCAgcatggcaatttttttttcttttctacttgTAGACCCGCTTTGGCTTctcttttaaggacaactgaagagaggggtatatggaggctgtaatgtttatatccttttaagcaataccagttgcctggcagccctgctgaccctctgcctctaatactttcagccatagaccctgaacaagcatgcagcagatcaggtgtttctgacattgtcagatttgctgcatgtttctggtgttattcagacacttctgcagccaaacagaccagcagggcttccaggcaactggtattgtttaaaaggaaataaatttggcagcctccatagtcttctcacttcagttgccctttcagcTTATTAGTGTAAggttctctcacttcagttgccctttcagcTTATTAGTGTAAGGTTCTCTGAAAGTTGTTTCTGGTCTTTGCTGTGCTGGTTCTACCAAGACGATATGTACTTGTACATGGAGCTAGATAAATAATTCTGCTTTTGAACCTCCATAGATCGGGTGTAATGCTGTGAGTTGGGCCCCTTCAGTGGTACCTGGTAGTTTGGTGGATCAGCCCTCTGGACAGAGGCCAAATTACATCAAGAGATTTGTGTCTGGCGGCTGTGACAACCTGGTAAAGATCTGGAGGTGAGTCGGATTTCTCCTGACAGGGCAGTGGCGGAGAGGAGACACCTCTTTAAAAATGAGGAAAGTGTTCAGCACTTTCTCCTTTCCTACAGGGAGGATGACGGTCAATGGAAGGAAGACCAGAAGCTGGAGGCGCACAGTGATTGGGTGAGAGATGTGGCCTGGGCTCCCTCTATTGGCCTCCCTACAAGCACTATAGCCAGCTGTTCTCAGGTAAACAAGAAGGGGAGTTTTCTGTTCTGTACAACTGCAGTAATCCACCTCTGTTGTAACATATCATTGTTGGGTCTGTCTTACAGGACGGCAGAGTTTACATCTGGACGTGTGACGATGCTGCCATGAGCAGCTGGACACCCAAACTACTGCATAAATTCAATGATGTGGTGTGGCACGTGAGCTGGTCTATCACCGCCAACATCCTGGCTGTGTCCGGGGGAGATAACAAGGTGCGTAGCCATGTCTGTGCACACCGGCCCTTGTGAATACAAAGAAGAGCTTTTTTTGGCCCGAGGAAGGCATAGCTTTTTTTGGCCCGAGGAAGGCTGAGCCGGTGCAGTATAAATACAGATGTTTAGCTAAACCCTTTTCTTAAAGGGCCCCTAAAGTGAAgatagagtttcacttacctggagcttctacgagCACCCTGCAACcactctgtgcctgcgccgtcacgGAACAATCCTCTGATCCCCCGCAGTGACTAAGTTTCGATTTCGTCGACAGAGCCGGCCACTGCGTTTGCATGCCGTGTTTGTCCTCGAACACACTCTCGTTGCTGGGGGCATCCTGTACATGTGCAGTGCGAGATTTTCTcagactgcacatgcgcagggggCTCCTGGCGGGGGAAGTGTGATCGAGGACGctcgcagtcagtcactgaaatcGAAACCTAGTCACTgcaagggaccggaggatcgttccgtGACAGCACGGGCACAGACTTGCTGCAGGGAGcttgtggaagccccaggtaagtaagctTCACTTTTGGTTCCCTTTTAACCATTTcctctccaagggtttttccccttaaagggactccgagcagtgcagaaactatggaaagatgcacatcattttaaagctctctttctcctctttccaatgatctataaaccgccaccctacgccttttagttttcgctattgaaattgccatggccgcgatttcgatcgcgaaaatagagaaaactaaaaggcgtagggcaacgatttaggtgtcgtcagaaagaggagaaagagagctttaaaatgatatccatctttccatagttatattgtattacacagggcgactttttgtcaaagtcagcagctgcattcagcagaatggagctgctgacacttgggaaagtgtcgtcctgtgtaatacaatataactatggcttgatggatatcattttaaagctctctttctcctctttctgacgacacctaaatcgttgccctacgccttttagttttctctattttcgcgatcgaaatcgaggccgcagcaatttcaatcgcgaaaatagcgaaaactaaaagacgtagggtggtggtttatatatcattggaaagaggagaaagagagctttaaaatgatatgcatctttccatagtttctgcactgctcggagtccctttaaaaagccagagcaattttcacctgtcattgctccttccattcatatgcctacaactttattactacttatgaaAACGAAACAATATGTTtcgttgagaatttttttttttttttttgccaccaataatGCTTTCTTTgggagtactttttgctaagaattatcttattctaactgcattttaactagaaaacaaataattatttttcagttttcagccattatagttttaaaataatacatggtacCGTAATGAAaacccaaacattttatttgcccatttgtcacagttattgcaatgtttaaaaatgttccctagtacaatgtatatacAAGAACAATGTTACCTCAGCGCAGTGTAGAAAGttgtgctcagggcgctgtgtagcTGCCGCTGGAATGAGAAAGTGGATTGCAGTACCTTATCCTTCAGATTCAGCGCATGAGTTAGAAACAGACATGCGCTGTATAAGATGAAAACTTGCTGTAATCCAGATATCCTGCTGCTCCGATAACGGCAGCGTTCCAATCACTAGCAGGACGGGCAGCCTCCAGAGcctctgatcatgtgatcaccgcACTTCCTCTTTCCGCTTACTCTGCACTCCAGAGTGGTTTCAACGCGATTTCCAGccagtggtaagcctgcagcgCTTCCTGGCTAGGAGGAAGAATAGCACACAATAGTGTACATTGTAAAAAGGTAAGACCCGCGTAGGGTTACAGGATTCTTTGTTTTATTGCAAATTGTggaggctgtttttttttaattgatgtgCAATAAAACAAAAGAAGTTATCCTGTAAGTAAACTCTCTACACGGGTCTTACCCTTTTACACAGTGTACTCTATTGTGTGCTATTCTTCCTCCTAGCCGGGAAGCCCTGAAGACTTACCACTGGCTGGAAGTCGCGTTAAAACCACTCTGGAGCGCAGAGTAAGCGGAAAGAGGAAGTGCGGTGCTCACGTGATCAGAGACTCTGGAGGCTGCCCGTCCTGCTAGTGATTGGAACGCTGCCGTTATCGGAGCAGCAGGATATCTGGATTACAGCAAGTTTTCATCTATTACAGCGCATGTCTGTTTCTTCCTCATGCGCTGAATCTGCAGGATAAGGTACTGCAATCCACTTTCTCATTCTAGCGGTAGCTACAGAGCGCCCTGAGGGTTTTTGTTACACCACTTTCTACACTGCGCTGAAGTAACATTGTCCTTGCATTTTCAATATTCGTTGGGTTTTGGAACCAACCCCCACCTCTTAGCAGCAGTTCATCCATTATCGTGCCACTCTTTGCTGCATTTTTCTAGTAcagtgtatggcgccaatattttatttggaaacaaaggtgcattttgtttttgtttagcgtccatccctaattacaaacccataatttataaagtaacagtaatataccctcttgacagacatattaaaaaaaaagtgttcagcccctaaggtaactatttatgtattttttttttttattattgtaatttgttttactttatttttgtaaaaaaaatttttggggggggaggggcaactaccggagtgtgggaggtaaggggttaatttagagAGGGAATGACATTGCCGTCTAATAGACGGCGGTGGTCATTCTCATGTTGACctggatcaatgaatgggaactgtgttcctattCATTGCTGATCTGGCTAATGATCGGTGCTGGTAAAGAGTGCGAGGGGGAAAGTGGGAGTGCATGGtggggagggacgtagtagctagtCCCCGCAAGAAGTTATGGGAATTTGCAGGGACTTAGTTACTCGTCCCagaggaggggaagtggttaagtattgaAACAGGGCTGAAGGTTTTTCAGTGCTTCCTGGGCTCTTGACTTTTCAACTCCACAATGATTTTGTTTAATTGTTGGATATTGTAGAAAGAAGCTTCAACCTTGCTGAGGTCTCCATCTCAGAAAATGTGATCTTCGagaggcagatgggacacagaggcatgtcctctacctaatgacatggctctgtgtcccccaacagctgctctctgccccccccccaagtttagtGACAAGATTTGTTGCTAACTCCGAGGTTAACACAGGGAAGAGGAGTTCactgttcaaaacgcccgccgTTCCTGAGATGTcactgggcagctctctccctggctgcgccccctgccactcccctgcacgctgtgaaggagacacacagtctctcagtgcagcgttgtgacccagaggtcacaaacgtgaaagtgggccattgcagccCACGGGAACAGCattttttgcagctacctgatccgcacaGCCCCGCGGCTCAGTTagcctatttttttcttttttttgagcccacctcaggctctctttaaaccaTTTTTTTTGGGATAGAATTCCAGCAAgttgttaaagtgggattatcaaaactaaaatttcagtaactactcttagttacataaaagaacatttgaaagcattcttaAGTATTCCCAGTGGGTGAAATCAATAATTTTCAcagcagagagcaggagaagcttgcttatctcggTGCATCAGCAAAGGCAAGACtctccctgtgcctgtgtcttTACTCTGCTCCCCTCATTTTCTGCTGAAGATGTTGCCACAGCAAtatgtctattcagcagagggcgggggacagagtgaagacacaggcacagggagatGCTTGCCTTTGCTCATGAGGAGATGAGaaagcttctactgctctctgcagaaAAATGATCTTACACACTGGGAATGCTCAAATGTTTTTATGTAACAGTTACTGAaatgttagttttgggagtataaccaGCTTTAATGCTGACTCTCATCTGCTGTGGAGCCACTAGCTTGCGTGTAAAGGTTTATCCATACTTTCTAGTATGTTTGTGTTAGGCTTAGAAGGTAACAGCAGGCTCTGTATATGTGTAACTGCTGCTTGACTTTGCATGATAACTTCTGACTGAAAAAGTGTATGACACAGACATTGTCTGAGACCGCCGCTCAGGAGGTCTGATATGCAGGTAGTGGTTGGCAGAAGTTGCTGAGcaggaacctaaagcgagagggatatggaagcttcgTTGTTCTGTGTGTATAATAGTTGTTTGCACGCAAGATGTATCTTTCCAACTTTTTTAATTGTAGTTGTTTGTAAAGTTGTTTATAGTAAAAGACATTTGTTGAACGTGTTTATGTGGCTTAATACTGCAGCACTGTCTTATGCGCTCTTGAGGTTCTTTGAGTGCCGGTATTTGGCCATATGTCCTAGTTTGGAAGTCCAGCTACTCCTCCACCTATTTGCTTTCATCTGCTCTGCCACACCCGTCCACCCTAGCCAGTGTGACCACGCATCCTGTTGGCACCATTTCCTTGCAGTGCTGATGCCAGGCAGGTGCTATTTGAGGAGGAAGGTAATACTGTAGTCCTAACCTGGATACATTCTGGTCTGACTATAGGGAGTTGGGATGGCACAGATGAGCACTGCTTGTGTCAGCATTCAGTACTGCTGTGTTGGTAAAGCTAAATGCTGTATATTACCAGATTGGACAGCGGCCCACTAGATTCTCTTCaaaaagtgatttatttgacatCCCCCTCTACAAGAAGCTTCCAAAAAAATTAGCTCTACCACTGAGTGCTTTATGGGGCTAGGCAGTTATGTGCCCCCGTACCGGGCCTAGGAGATCGCTTGCTGGGACTAGGACACATTTGACAGTAGCAAATATAGCCACCTGCATTACATACAAAAGATTTGTCATCGTCTGTAGATCTCAATTTAACTACAGCATATACTTAATTGATATGGTTCTCCTCTGATTACAGGTGACCCTGTGGAAGGAGTCTGTGGACGGCCAATGGGCTTGCATCAGTGATGTAAACAAAGGACAAGGCGCAGTGTCTGCAGTGACAGACGGGCAGCAGAACGAGCAGTGACGTCTAGCCATGATCGGACCAACAAGATGATTAATTTCTACTTCCTGTATGACAGACAACATCCTCACTGATTTATCAGAGAGAGGTGGAATCAAGCTCGGACAATTTGCAGTTATTATAAACACCAACTCTGCAAACTGCAGCGCCTCCATCAGTGTGTGCGCGGGATCACGGGACTACGCTATCTTGCTGCGTTTTTGTTCTCAATATTGTATCAGATTGTTAGATGGTGCAGCACCCAGGGCAATTAAAAGATAATTGTTTGTACAAGAGAGGCATACTTATCTGAATATTTGGTCATGCTTCAGCCTGTAATTCTGTAAGAGCTGATGTGACCGCATGAGGCATTGTTTCCCTTTTCTCCACAGAGTATACAAATTCAGGCAGTCATTCTCTGGCTCTTATGGGAAGTTTTTTTCCCTTCCCtcttctgtaggcagtagcagtttatCCTCCATCTCTACCTGTGTGACATAGCATTACAACCTTTTGCACCAGGTATGACAACAGCAGGAAAAAGTAGAAAAGCTTTGTGtttccattaaaggacaactatcaataaccaagttttcaaaaactacaatgtacaAATTacatctaagtagctgtgtaagcatTAACACAAGAGGCAAAAGCTGCAATTCATTAGATTTTAGCTGCATTGGAATGATTTATTAGCAAAGGGGAGTCTGTGCTTTGAGAAAAGTGACAATACAGCCAGTGCTGGTCTCTGCAACTTTCAGAAGACTATAGCAAAACATTTTAGTATAAAAATCCTGCcttggtatcaggtttcacacacaaaaaagagaatgtttgtttatgctacagatagatacatttcagcCTGCTAGTTCTGCACATGTCAGTGCATGATTCTTTTCAGACAGACAACCTTCAAAGCTTGAGTTTTATCTCTCTGAATTAGCTATTCAGAGAGACAAAACTACAGCTGCAGTTTAGACCGGTCATCTGCTAAAGATATAATgtgcacacagggttaacagatgtagggaAAGGGATTCATCCCTCCCCTCATGATTCACTGATCCAAGGCCCTGGTCCCAACACCACTccatgaaaggaatttgataacattCAAGGAAGAGATAAGCAGGGGGAGAGATACAGCAGTATTTAGGAACACCTACacaagctattcccaggccagttTAAGAAAACCTGATaatcgatagttgtcctttaatgctatAAAAGTGGTGTATCTTGTTTTTGGCATGAGTGAGATTTTGTTAGGATGCTTTATTTGTGTTCCATGCAGGACCAAGTATGTTTACAGTCTAGATCTGAGTACATTGTCATCCTGTGTATTGTCTCTCCCCAGATGTGCAGAGATGAGACCCAGTTGCTCTTGTATTTTTGATGAGGTTCAGCAGGGTAATCCTGAAAATTGAGAGGTTCAGCCATAGGCACATTAAGAGGATCTTTAACCCAGTATTGAACTTCTTCCCAGcctgtagctgataccccgtttcccatgagaaatctttatattTTCTCAAATATCATCAAagacgtctgtatggctgatgttgtggtgtaAACCCTCCCACAGCGTGTTGTCAGGACTatggccatgacagtttcctgtctgtgaaccttgttgcattgtggaaaatgatGGCTCTTTCTAACTACCAAGCAAGGTGTGTCTCCCTCTGCGTAGAAAtcccagtaaacaaacaatccgcagagatcacctggcagtactaaagatgtcaccaccagggatacatttcagaatgtaactccgggagaggaaagactacaatggacaaacactgactaaataatctacaaatgaatactgtaaaaaaatatgtaattttattaattacgttattttcagtagagttcctctttaaatgctttctGACTTGAGATGGTTaaggagatgctaataattttggattacatgcaaattgtatgtcaCTTgacattgggccaatcaaattcaacaggaagtgcatctgATTAGCCCAATTTCAAGCTGCGTACAGCGTTCATTAAATGTACACGCTAGTCTGAAAAATTAACATCTCATTCACCATCTCCAGGTCTGGCTAAATCTCCTACGGCCAGTGATCCGAGACAGCCAACAGTACTGGAGCACTTATGTTAGTCTCCGCCATGGACAGCAACCTCTATACCTACATTCTATAGGCACATGCTGGAAGTGCCAAGCACCTCCTATGTGACCGCCTGGATGGAGAAACTGCAGAGcacttcacttaaagggaaccagaggccccagaaaaaagattctatacatacctggggcttcctccagccccatacgcacggatcgctcccacgccgccgtcctctgcttcctggatccgccggtaccgggtcccgtcacttccggcggacgcggccaattgtccgcatgggcaggggctccctccatacccttatgcgtgtggctgcgcagtatgcagccgcacgcgtaagggtatgccgggagcccctgtgatgcagacaattggccgcgtgatgccgccgactggccgaaattacgggacccagtaccgccggatacaggaagcggaggacggcggcgtgggagtgaaccgtgcgtatggagctggaggaagccccaggtatgtatagaatcttttttttctggggcctctggttccctttaaccgcaAACCATGGACCACAATTATCTTAAATAAAATGAGATGGCACCATACCCCAGTTATGCTAAACCAAATATATCTATATGTCACCCTAAGATCATTTAGGGTGGAACAAGATGTGCTTGTTATTACAATGTCAAATAACTTTTCCTTAGGTGGCAGAGGCAAGTTCATATTGGAACCACATACCTCTGTATTGTCTGTCCTTCTCCTCCCAAATTATCACTTCTTGATAAGTTAGACTTTTGGTGCAAGTCAAaccttcagacaggaagaggcgggcttgctgcgatattccctctcatcaacCTCACCTTCCTGCCCTTTTCCTGCCTcattcactccccttaaagagactctgaatctctctttttttccctttctattcagctttaatgccagagtgaaatcgccgcatcccagcggcagatgggtgatttattactagagataagcccTGCAAAGCCCCAGGGTCTTGTAGGGTTTCACTTCATcaatgaggcagagctttaggctgtagctctgcctcctccgcagtcaatctctatggatcgccacctctcccctctgtcttctttcactgagaggggcagggaggaggcggagacctgtgga
Encoded here:
- the SEC13 gene encoding protein SEC13 homolog produces the protein MVSVINTVDTSHEDMIHDAQMDYYGTRLATCSSDRSVKIFDVKNGGQILIADLRGHEGPVWQVAWAHPMYGNILASCSYDRKVVIWKEENGTWEKTYEYTGHDSSVNSVCWAPHDFGLMLACGSSDGAISLLTYTGDGPWDVKKISNAHTIGCNAVSWAPSVVPGSLVDQPSGQRPNYIKRFVSGGCDNLVKIWREDDGQWKEDQKLEAHSDWVRDVAWAPSIGLPTSTIASCSQDGRVYIWTCDDAAMSSWTPKLLHKFNDVVWHVSWSITANILAVSGGDNKVTLWKESVDGQWACISDVNKGQGAVSAVTDGQQNEQ